The following proteins come from a genomic window of Paenibacillus swuensis:
- a CDS encoding prephenate dehydrogenase, whose amino-acid sequence MTTISIFGVGLIGGSLALCFKGKPDLHVIGHSNNPDSVAKYVKRNVVDQGTTSMKEAAEAADFIFLCVPVGNLEPYLQELSKMNLKPGCIITDVGSTKHSISSCAERIALGNSYFIGGHPMAGSERSGVEAASSHLFENAFYVLTPGPRVPVEIYKALEDLLKHTKAQIMKMDAQLHDDIVGAVSHLPHVIAVALVNQISGYNEDNALYQNLAAGGFRDITRIASGDPYIWRDILLNNKEVMLKLISDWNQEIAGFANLIEREDGEGIVERFRLAGEFRKQLPERRKGMITALYDFYVDVPDHPGIIGSITSELGNRKINLSNIQIIESREDVPGVLRLSFRNEKDWEEAARVLADLGYSVHY is encoded by the coding sequence ATGACTACAATTTCTATATTCGGTGTTGGCTTAATCGGAGGCTCACTTGCACTTTGTTTCAAAGGAAAGCCGGACCTGCATGTCATCGGACATTCCAACAATCCAGACTCCGTAGCCAAGTATGTTAAACGTAATGTCGTAGATCAGGGTACCACATCGATGAAGGAAGCCGCAGAAGCGGCCGATTTCATCTTTTTGTGTGTGCCTGTAGGTAATCTGGAGCCTTATCTGCAGGAGTTAAGCAAGATGAACCTGAAACCGGGATGTATTATTACGGATGTAGGGAGCACTAAGCATTCAATCTCATCATGCGCTGAGCGGATTGCCCTCGGGAACAGTTACTTCATCGGGGGGCATCCCATGGCAGGTTCAGAGCGTTCAGGTGTGGAGGCGGCCTCTTCGCATCTGTTCGAGAACGCTTTTTATGTCCTTACCCCGGGGCCGCGTGTACCTGTCGAGATTTACAAAGCTCTCGAGGATCTGCTCAAGCACACGAAAGCTCAGATCATGAAGATGGATGCTCAGCTTCACGATGATATCGTCGGAGCTGTCAGTCATTTACCTCACGTAATTGCCGTAGCGCTAGTAAACCAGATCTCAGGATACAATGAGGACAATGCGTTGTACCAGAATCTGGCTGCAGGAGGCTTCAGGGACATTACGCGCATTGCTTCCGGTGATCCGTACATCTGGCGCGATATACTTCTGAATAATAAAGAAGTCATGTTGAAATTAATTTCGGACTGGAATCAGGAGATTGCCGGCTTTGCGAATTTAATTGAACGGGAAGACGGCGAAGGAATAGTGGAACGGTTCCGGCTAGCGGGAGAGTTCCGTAAGCAGTTGCCTGAGCGACGCAAGGGAATGATTACAGCTTTGTATGATTTTTACGTGGATGTTCCGGATCATCCGGGCATTATCGGAAGCATCACATCCGAGCTCGGAAATCGGAAGATTAATTTAAGCAACATTCAAATCATTGAAAGCCGCGAAGATGTGCCGGGTGTTCTTAGATTATCTTTCCGTAATGAGAAAGATTGGGAAGAGGCGGCCCGCGTGTTGGCCGATTTAGGGTATTCGGTACATTATTAA
- the hisC gene encoding histidinol-phosphate transaminase has product MQPKSNIVHLPVYEPGKPMEEVKRELGLTEVTKLASNENPFGCSPKAKEAIVHELQHTSLYPDGASVELAAAVANHLGVNTDQLIFGAGSDEVILMIARAFFVSGDETIMATHTFPQYKHNAEIEGAVSVEIPLKEGKHDLPGMLERITERTKVIWICNPNNPTGTIVTLEELESFMKEVPERVLVVLDEAYCEYITDSEYPDGLAFLSRYPNILLLRTFSKIYGLASLRIGYGVGHPKVIRYINQVREPFNTTRFAQAGAKAAIEDQSFIQFCREENAKGLQFLQSEFQRLGLDAYPAYGNFVMVNTGRDAEKVFNSLLSKGIIVRGGHKLNFPASIRVTIGSQEQNEKFINALEVSLAELTIEV; this is encoded by the coding sequence ATGCAGCCCAAGTCCAATATAGTTCACTTGCCGGTCTATGAACCGGGCAAGCCGATGGAAGAAGTGAAGCGCGAACTGGGGTTAACCGAGGTGACGAAGCTTGCTTCCAATGAGAATCCGTTCGGTTGTTCGCCGAAAGCCAAAGAGGCCATTGTACATGAGCTGCAACATACTTCCTTGTATCCGGACGGAGCTTCGGTTGAACTGGCTGCAGCGGTGGCGAATCATCTTGGGGTTAACACAGACCAGCTTATTTTTGGAGCAGGTTCGGATGAAGTCATCTTGATGATCGCGAGAGCTTTTTTTGTTAGCGGGGATGAAACCATTATGGCTACACACACGTTCCCTCAGTACAAGCACAATGCGGAAATTGAAGGTGCGGTTTCGGTCGAGATTCCTCTGAAGGAAGGAAAACACGATCTACCGGGTATGCTTGAACGTATTACCGAGCGGACAAAAGTCATCTGGATCTGTAATCCCAATAACCCTACCGGGACCATTGTTACCCTGGAAGAGCTGGAAAGCTTTATGAAAGAAGTTCCTGAGCGGGTACTTGTGGTGTTGGATGAAGCCTATTGCGAATACATCACAGATTCGGAATATCCGGACGGCTTGGCCTTCCTTTCTCGTTATCCGAATATTTTGTTACTGCGCACATTTTCCAAAATTTATGGTTTAGCTTCCTTGAGAATCGGATATGGGGTAGGACACCCCAAAGTCATCCGTTATATCAATCAGGTTCGTGAACCTTTCAATACAACACGGTTTGCTCAGGCAGGGGCCAAAGCGGCGATTGAAGATCAATCCTTTATTCAGTTCTGCCGGGAGGAAAATGCCAAAGGTTTACAATTTCTGCAATCGGAATTTCAACGGCTCGGTCTGGATGCTTATCCGGCTTATGGTAACTTCGTTATGGTTAACACCGGTCGAGATGCCGAAAAAGTTTTCAATTCACTTCTAAGCAAAGGGATCATCGTTCGCGGAGGACATAAGCTTAATTTTCCTGCATCTATCCGGGTGACGATCGGCAGCCAAGAGCAAAATGAGAAATTTATCAATGCCCTCGAAGTATCCCTAGCAGAATTAACGATTGAGGTATAG
- the trpA gene encoding tryptophan synthase subunit alpha has translation MNRIDQTFQQLKRDGQSALIPFITVGDPDVATSIRIIQAMEEAGADLIELGVPYSDPLADGPVIQRASQRALEHQITVIDCIKAAGESRKSGVNLPFILFTYYNPLLQLGFETLFNLLRENDISGLIIPDLPVEESSVIAKYTSEYNIHLIPLVAPTSNERIERIVNSASGFIYCVSSLGVTGERADFHQEVEKFIQNVKEATSLPVAVGFGISNREQVERFSELCDGVIVGSAIVRKIEEVLPELTNHEAERQDAGLLKIRDFVRQLKL, from the coding sequence ATGAATCGCATTGATCAGACGTTCCAACAGCTTAAGCGGGACGGACAATCCGCCTTAATTCCTTTCATCACCGTCGGTGATCCGGATGTTGCCACATCCATTCGAATTATTCAAGCCATGGAGGAAGCAGGCGCTGATTTGATCGAGCTTGGGGTACCTTATTCCGATCCGTTAGCGGATGGACCTGTTATCCAACGCGCTTCGCAAAGAGCGCTGGAACATCAAATCACCGTCATCGATTGCATTAAAGCAGCCGGTGAATCCAGGAAATCCGGTGTTAACCTGCCCTTCATTCTTTTTACGTATTATAATCCCTTGTTACAACTAGGTTTTGAAACGTTGTTCAACCTGTTAAGGGAAAACGATATCAGCGGGTTGATTATCCCCGATTTACCGGTGGAAGAAAGCTCCGTCATTGCTAAATACACAAGTGAATATAACATTCATTTAATCCCTTTAGTCGCCCCTACCTCCAATGAGCGTATCGAGCGAATTGTGAACTCCGCCTCCGGATTCATTTATTGTGTCTCATCCTTAGGGGTGACCGGAGAGCGTGCCGACTTCCATCAAGAGGTGGAAAAGTTTATTCAGAATGTGAAAGAAGCAACTTCTCTGCCTGTAGCGGTAGGGTTCGGGATTTCCAACAGGGAGCAAGTTGAACGCTTCTCAGAGCTGTGCGACGGTGTGATTGTAGGCAGCGCGATCGTAAGAAAGATTGAAGAAGTACTCCCTGAACTTACAAACCATGAAGCGGAGAGACAGGATGCAGGACTCTTGAAAATTCGTGATTTTGTAAGACAACTAAAACTATAA
- the trpB gene encoding tryptophan synthase subunit beta, which translates to MNQVPDENGRFGKFGGRYVPETLMNALIELDEAYKHYSQDADFINEVNYLLKQYSGRPTSLYYAERLTESLGGAKIYLKREDLNHTGAHKINNTIGQAVLAKRMGKKKVIAETGAGQHGVATATVAALLGLECKVFMGEEDTKRQQLNVFRMNLLGTEVIPVLSGTRTLKDAGNEALRYWVSHVHDTFYILGSVVGPHPYPMMVRDFQRIIGDESRKQILEAEGKLPDAIVAAVGGGSNAMGIFYPFVNDASVRLIGVEAAGRGVETTEHAATMTKGSHGVFQGSMSYLLQDEYGQVQPAHSISAGLDYPGVGPEHAYLKDSGRAQYVPITDQEALDALQLLSRTEGIIPALESAHAIAQTLKLAPTMSKDEVIVVSLSGRGDKDVESIMRYLGGAGHESH; encoded by the coding sequence ATGAACCAAGTACCAGATGAGAACGGACGATTCGGTAAATTCGGTGGCCGTTACGTTCCTGAGACACTAATGAACGCTTTAATTGAACTGGATGAGGCTTACAAGCATTACAGCCAAGACGCCGATTTCATAAACGAAGTAAACTACTTACTTAAGCAATATTCGGGAAGGCCCACTTCGCTGTATTATGCCGAAAGACTGACAGAATCATTGGGCGGGGCCAAAATTTACTTAAAGCGCGAGGATTTGAACCATACGGGCGCTCACAAAATAAATAACACTATCGGTCAGGCTGTTCTGGCCAAACGAATGGGCAAGAAGAAAGTCATTGCCGAAACCGGTGCCGGTCAGCATGGTGTCGCAACGGCGACGGTCGCTGCATTATTGGGACTGGAATGCAAGGTATTTATGGGTGAAGAAGATACGAAGCGCCAACAGCTGAATGTGTTCCGCATGAATTTGCTCGGAACTGAGGTTATACCCGTATTGTCAGGCACACGTACGCTCAAAGATGCGGGTAATGAGGCGCTTCGTTATTGGGTCAGCCATGTGCATGACACTTTCTATATTCTGGGCTCCGTCGTCGGACCGCATCCTTATCCGATGATGGTTCGAGATTTTCAGCGTATTATCGGTGACGAGTCCCGTAAGCAGATTCTGGAGGCTGAAGGCAAATTACCGGATGCCATTGTGGCCGCCGTAGGCGGGGGAAGCAACGCGATGGGGATCTTCTATCCGTTCGTGAATGATGCTTCCGTTCGATTAATTGGCGTGGAAGCGGCGGGACGCGGTGTAGAGACGACGGAGCACGCGGCCACCATGACTAAAGGCAGCCATGGTGTGTTTCAAGGCTCTATGAGCTATTTGCTGCAGGATGAGTATGGTCAGGTCCAACCGGCCCATTCCATATCCGCAGGATTGGATTACCCGGGTGTAGGACCGGAGCATGCCTACCTGAAAGATTCCGGCAGAGCGCAATATGTGCCTATCACCGATCAGGAAGCTTTGGACGCTTTGCAGCTACTCAGCCGCACGGAGGGTATAATTCCGGCACTGGAAAGCGCTCATGCGATTGCCCAGACATTAAAGCTGGCGCCGACGATGTCGAAGGATGAGGTTATAGTAGTATCCTTGTCCGGCAGAGGGGATAAAGACGTGGAGTCGATTATGCGTTACTTGGGAGGTGCGGGCCATGAATCGCATTGA
- a CDS encoding phosphoribosylanthranilate isomerase: MTRNQPGRSNDDLTNIQGPDKAETRSVPKVKICGLQSVEVLKSIVNLPVDYIGIVFAPSRRQVEANQAAQLILASQAWEVDPRPLIAGVFVNPDFAELKRVLSVARLDIIQLHGQETPQFCSEVREKLRVQVYKAFAVKDAKEEPVNVLERLQPYTGHVDGILIDTYDPVTGGGTGQVFGWEAIPPYSAWAREHNLPLLIAGGLHEGNVSELIYKYDVYGVDISSGVETNGVKDPARIQAFVERVKTR, from the coding sequence TAATCAACCAGGCAGGTCTAACGACGATTTGACGAATATACAGGGACCCGACAAGGCTGAAACACGTTCTGTTCCCAAGGTAAAAATTTGTGGACTGCAAAGCGTTGAAGTGTTAAAATCTATCGTAAACTTACCTGTGGATTATATCGGAATCGTATTTGCTCCCAGCCGGAGGCAAGTGGAAGCTAACCAAGCTGCCCAGCTTATCCTTGCATCGCAAGCATGGGAGGTTGATCCAAGACCTCTTATAGCAGGTGTCTTCGTAAATCCGGACTTTGCGGAATTGAAGAGGGTGCTATCCGTTGCTCGGTTGGACATTATACAACTGCATGGTCAGGAAACTCCTCAGTTTTGTTCCGAGGTGCGTGAGAAGCTTCGTGTTCAAGTCTACAAGGCGTTTGCCGTGAAAGACGCAAAGGAAGAACCCGTGAATGTTCTCGAACGATTGCAGCCTTACACGGGACACGTGGACGGCATTCTCATCGATACGTATGACCCTGTTACAGGAGGCGGCACCGGCCAAGTATTCGGCTGGGAAGCGATACCTCCTTACTCCGCATGGGCGAGGGAGCACAATCTGCCTTTGTTAATCGCGGGCGGTTTGCATGAAGGGAACGTCAGCGAATTAATTTATAAATACGACGTGTACGGCGTTGATATATCAAGCGGTGTGGAAACCAATGGCGTGAAGGATCCAGCGAGAATTCAAGCATTTGTCGAAAGGGTGAAGACGAGATGA